The following are encoded in a window of Nitrospirota bacterium genomic DNA:
- the modA gene encoding molybdate ABC transporter substrate-binding protein has protein sequence MTRPSVLLRSLLFLAVLTASVWTAPSVQAAPETVTIAAANSLKDAFRKILPLFEAHNKDINVRVIYGPSQTLSKQIEEGAPIDVFLPSQVEEIDQLEKKGLVIQGTRRVYASTSLVLIAGTELPAPIASVQDLRTTLIRYIAVGDPKTSSVGKVAAEYLKYSKLDTQLKSQLVYGEHSRAVLDLVAKGDADLGVVYRTDAVSNKKIRILDEAPADSHQPVHYGVAAVWTAKNISGAGDFINFLGRPQIQTLLQDYGFDRIAEPVGVAQRQEGQ, from the coding sequence ATGACACGCCCAAGTGTCCTGTTGAGAAGTCTGTTGTTCCTCGCGGTCTTGACCGCGTCCGTGTGGACCGCGCCGTCCGTGCAGGCGGCACCTGAGACCGTCACAATCGCGGCTGCCAACAGTCTGAAGGATGCATTTCGAAAAATACTCCCGCTCTTCGAAGCGCATAATAAGGACATCAATGTAAGAGTCATCTACGGGCCGTCTCAAACCCTCAGCAAGCAAATCGAAGAGGGTGCGCCGATCGATGTGTTCCTGCCTTCGCAGGTTGAGGAAATCGACCAACTCGAGAAGAAAGGACTCGTCATCCAAGGGACCAGACGGGTCTATGCCAGCACCTCGTTGGTCCTGATCGCCGGCACGGAGCTCCCGGCGCCGATCGCATCGGTCCAGGATCTTCGGACCACCCTAATTCGGTATATCGCCGTCGGCGACCCGAAAACCTCGTCGGTAGGAAAGGTGGCGGCTGAATATCTCAAGTACAGCAAGCTCGACACCCAACTGAAGTCGCAACTTGTCTATGGCGAGCATTCGCGAGCCGTCCTGGACCTGGTCGCCAAGGGCGACGCCGACCTCGGCGTCGTCTACCGGACAGACGCCGTTTCGAATAAGAAGATCCGTATTCTCGACGAGGCCCCGGCGGACTCGCACCAGCCGGTCCACTACGGAGTCGCTGCAGTCTGGACCGCGAAGAACATCTCGGGCGCAGGGGATTTCATCAATTTTCTGGGGAGACCCCAGATCCAAACCCTCTTGCAAGACTACGGATTCGATCGTATCGCCGAGCCGGTCGGCGTCGCTCAACGACAGGAGGGACAATAA